Part of the Henckelia pumila isolate YLH828 chromosome 2, ASM3356847v2, whole genome shotgun sequence genome is shown below.
GTTCCGGGTATGTTAATATTTCCTCAAATATGGGTTGTTTATTGCTCCTTCGGCTTCCATTTGAATTATCGTTCTTTTTATTTATGGAGGCTAGAAATATTATTGTAAGTTCAATTCATACAAATAATGAACACATCATCACTTTTGTTCGGGTAATTTTATTGCACTTGTTATACATGGGGTCAGTTTCTAATCTACCTACTGTTATGTAGCACTTATCAACATAACATTTACCTGTTTGCCAGCATCGTGAAGTGTAGGTTACTTATAAATGCCTAGTTACATTTTTGGGTACTGGCATACATGCTATTTGGTGATGATAAAATTATTCATATGGGTCAGTTTCATGTGAACTGTGGCTGTTGGTTTAGACATGGAAAGGTTCACGATTATGCTTTGTGCTATTTGTATGTCCCAGTTTTCCATTTCTAGAGGTTTGATTATCTCTAGCTCCTTGATGACTTTGTTTTGAGTCTTTGTGGTGAGTTGACGGATTACGTCCTGACAAGAATAAGACTAGGTTCCTGCAGTTCCCATTCTCATGGAGTCTCACTTCTCTTATTTGGATTTTATTGAAAAGGGGTAGTATTTTTTTTGTATGTAGTTGTGATTTTATTGATGATTCAGGACTTAACATGCGTGATTGGGTTCTTTCACATCCGGTGTTTTTGTTACGAGGGGTCCATTTAGTCACTTTGGAATGGGCAGTTTTGACTCGCTTGGATTTGGAGCTTTTcatcttttaaatttaaattaaattattttctttattgATCGTCTAACCTTTTATTGTTCTAGTTACTTGGTGTGCACTCACATAGGCCTTCTTACCTCTACTTTAGGGAACATGATTTGTCTTGTGACATTGATTTTGGCTGGTTCTTCTATAGATAATGTCCTTCCACAGTTCTTAACTTATTATTGAGGCAACAGTGTTTCATTGGTTCACTAGAACTTACCATGAGCTTTATTTTCGTTGTGCAATTTTATTATGCCACTTCTGCGATGTGATTGGGATTTGCGATGATTCATTGTTTGATGCCTGCATCATCATATGATACAATGAGTTCTTATCTAAGATGGAGATGaatatttttcttctttctGCTCTTGGATTTGGCTTGTCATGgaagaaattaaatctctatAGCTGTGTGAGTTTGATGTGCTATCTTGTGTTTTCTCAACAGTGGTGGTGGTAGAGGCAACTATGGTGGTGGACGTAGAGACAACTATAGAGATGGTGGTTCTGGTCCAGATAGAAATTACCATGGAGGAAACCGTTCGCGTCCGTACTAGACTTTTGTGGCAGCCTTTTATGTACTAATATTTGTGGTGGGAggagttttaatttttttttccttgcaTGGATTTGTTCCCTGACTGGAGACTAAGAGGTAGGTTGTTCATTACCCTGAGCAGTACCTTTTTTTCTCCATTCTACATCCATTTTAAGACCAGTGGGGAGCTCTTTAGTTTGGCCTGGGATTAATTGGAGCTGTGTTAATGTTTTTATAGAGGGAAGTGGATATTCTCCAAATTGCTGCTAATGGTAAGTTGAACTTGGTCAGGTGAGTTGCTTTCTGAAGCTGCATAATCACAATCTCTCTACAATCAGTCCATTTTGTGATGTCTTCTTACTTGTTACAGATTCCTAACATCAATGTCTTAGATTAAAAAATGACTTGAATTACTTAAAACTTCATCTGCTAGTGATCGAGAAACTATTATGATATTATCCTTAACTACCTTATTATTGCCGTGGGCATGAATGTGAGATTTGTGGATtccatatatttattatgtagaTGGATTTGGATGAACCCACAGTTATTCCTCAATCCATTGGTGAACCATAAGCTATTCTTGTTATTGCTCCCACCTCTTTTTTGTGAGCATCATATGAGATGACTATGGAGCCGCCATAATGTTGGAGTTCCAGCTGATTGTATAGACTATAGGCTTGCTTGAACTTAAAGTagttcataaattattttttttgcagGATAAGTACtacagattattattattattaaattctaAATTATGTCAAATcagatttttaattatagcaaTTTGTGTAATAGCTACCTGAACCTATATAGTTATTTTGTGCTATTAATTCTTGTCATATCATAGTGGCACCTGAACTAAAGGAATCAGTTCGTGTTTGTTTATTCCTCTGGATTCTGGAACGAGGATGACAAATATCTCTTTGTTTTGGTTGGGCTTCCAAGTCCATAACATGTACAAATGTGGAAAAGTGTCTTTTTTGTAGTCTAAATTGCTATATCACGTAAACATATTGTAGGGGCCGTTAACTGGAACATGGAACTCGCTGGACTTGCATGTGCACGACGATAAAAGATTTGACAAATTTCGTGAACCCTCAATTATAAAACCTAGGACCGATTTAGTCAACATCTTCACTAAACACAAGTTGAGTACATTTGGTTGGTTTTTTTTGGGAAGGATTCTTTTAGGAGGAATCATTTGTGTAAGAAATGTAAATGTTAGATGTTTGGAACTTGTGAGTTTATTACAGAATGCAAGAGAGACGCTGAACCTTGGCAATTTTGTTGCTGTAAAAGATGTTACGTTGGTTCCACGTATGTCTTTCTTTGGAGAATATCCTGTTATTTTTTGTGCGTTATCTTATTGTGTTACAGCTGTAATTAGAGACGAGCGAATTGCAAACATGATCCATATTTTCAGCAGTGGTTGAGACGAATTTATTATTCAAGCCTATGGGATGGATcaaaagtattaattaaatTCGAATTAAATCAAATGTAACATGGAAAatgttgaattaattgaattgatatAACTCAGGATTTCCGAATTTTTGAAACGATATTGTCCGCCTCCAAACTCTGTTCAAAATTGTTATTTGTCATTGAGAGAAGCTAGTTAGATTTGAATAGTGATGCAAACACGATGATTTTACCACAATGATAGTTGCATTCAGAATGCGAACGGTCGACATGGTTGAGATGAAAGTCATAAACGCTAATGATTAACTAAGCAAGTTAAGTGTACAAAACGGAAAACCATCTAATAATTTGATGGCTGCCCGTCTCATAGGAATGTCTTCTACCATCTTTTACTCAGCAAAAACGACAAGATGGTCACCGTTGGTGAAATCATCCAGCAGAAAACTGCAGACTTGTGTATCGAGATCGAAAATGAAGTCTTGATCCCAACATAGAACCTGCAAGTATCCACAGATGGATCAACAGTGGTAATCAATCCCAGACCTGAGAAGTCGCAGCTCTGCTCGTTTTGATCGTGCTGCTGGTAATAATTGTTGAATGCATACGAAACATTTCCAGGCCAACTGAGGTTGGAACATGAGCCGCCAGACGAAATTTCGGTGCAGTCAGCAGCTGAACATGCTTCTAAAGCTGCTGCACTTGCATTAGATAAATCTTTGTTGTTATTTATCACACACCATTTCGACGATAGGTACTGGACGTCTTGAGCATTAACCAGTTTTCTTGAGCCCTGGTTAAAGTCAACTTGATATTTGGCCTGGCCATCGAAAGTGAACACACCCCAGTGTCTTTCGAAATTTCCAGTGGCCGTGCTTCTCATATCTTCGTCCAAAAGGCTTGAAATGTATATTTCTGAAGGAAGAGATTGGGGGTTTGGAGGACTCattgatcggctatggaggtCGCTGATTAGGCCTTTCAAGAATTCCTCGGCAAGAGTTGAAGTAGCATTCACAGCACCATCTGTAGGCCACCCGATCCGACCAATCATAATTCCTACTCGAGGGAATCCAGCATTGGATAGAGCCACAGTGATGGTATTGTAGCTCAAGTCGAAGCTGTTTTTGTAGGACTTGTGAGTGTCGTTACGCGGCCTCACTGAGTCTCTGAAAAGAGCAAAATCAAGAGAGATATTCTTGTTTTCCAGGTAATTCTGGAAAGGGGATATTGTCACCACAAAAGGTGATCGGTTTTTGCTCAGAAACGAGAGAAGTTCCATCATGGTTCTATTGACATCAGGCCTGAATTGCCCATCTGATGGCAGGCCATATTCTGAACTGAAAGCATCGAAACTGCAAGGAACTACAACTTTAACCTTTTCACCAATGTTAGCTTTAAACAAAGCCGCTTGGACGTTGGCAGCTGCTCCAACTGCAAATGGATAGAATTGCTCACCATAACTTTGAAGGAATGGCTCATCTCCAACAGCGACGTAACTGGAACAAGTTAACTGACATGAGCAAATTCAAGATAAAGAAGCAAAAGACACTCATACAATGCTTTTGCCATTGCAAAATCCTAACAAGCATGGGAGCTAAGGAAATGAATACAATAAATGTCCCAAAGCGGATTCGATTAATACAGACACGTAGATGAATCTCCAACGCTGGAAGCTCAATCATGAACACAGTATCAGGTATAAGTATGCAACTACACTCCTTGTTACAAACAGAAAAAAGCACGTGCCATAGCCAAGTAAGACATCAACTCAACAGTTCAATTAGTTTTCTGAAATACAAAAATGGCACACTTTTCTTGGCTGAAATGTGAACATGACTCAAGATAAAATTATGAACCTATTTCCACATAGGTCTAGAATCAGAAATACTGCTTAGTTTGTCTCAAAATCTTTTACTTAATTCAGGCCTATCTTCCCCCATTTCATCCCGTAATCACCAATAATTGATCACTAAAAATCAAGAAATCACGCAACGCATGCTCAACCCACTCAATTGCATGACTCGTCGAGGCGCAACAACAATTAAAACCAAAGAAAATGGGGATACCACGAGTTACTCACTCAATAAGGACCTTGGAAGCGCCATCAGAGACGAAACGTGTGAGATTGTCGTGGACCCAGCTCTCGGCGGCCTTCAAAGAAGAGTTGAGGCTGCGAAGCATGGAATTGGGAATGCCGACAGTTACATGAATATTGGAACCGGATAGTGACTCGAGAACAAGTGGGTCTGCGTCAAACAGCTTAACTTTTGCGATGCTGTTCGCTTTCAGCAGCTCCACCACTTTCGGCGGCGGCAGAGGATGCGAAGCGGCCCTTCCCCAGTTCACGCCAATAGCTTGAGCATTTACAGTGTAGGCAAGGGACGCGACCAATAATACAGCCAGCGGGGGAAAGACGAGCCTGGATTTTAGGATCTCCGCAGCCATAATTTCTGGGTGATACTGTGCTCAGCTGCGAATGACTAGTCAGGCGCGTTCTACATGTTTGATTTTTTGACACGAAGCATCAACGAGTTCTTGCCGCCGCAAAATTTTTGGTGTAAATAAATGGAATATATAATTCGTCCTCTCGATATTTTTCCAAGTGTGTTTCATAATATAGTTAATTCATaagttatattatattatatatatatatgtatgtatatttgtattttttaaaaaaaaacatttgtttttgtttgtccgATTATTTTTCACTTTGTGATTTCGGTAATTTGTATTATCACATTTTAATTTTAGTATGCTATCTTtgtttttgacaattttagtcttttttttgtAGCGCATATGTGACACAAATTCAGTGATGACGTTTATAGtgttacataaatattttcgacGAAAAATGATTAAGATTACCAAAAAAATCGGGAGATACTAAACTTAAACTAAAATCTAAAAACATATAAGAGAACAAAATTATCggactaaaattacaaatttctacacacacatatatatatatacatatatatatatatatatatatatatacacatatatatatatattctacaATAGTATTCCTCTAATTCTACCTTAAATTTATCACAATGAGACTTTAAAATCTCTCTATGTATTGTTATATATTTTCAAACAATATCACCATTAGTAAACTTTAGTTTAATGTATTCTGAACACTTTTCAAACATGCAAACATTTCAATGTATTGAAATTAAGGTGAATTAGTTGATGGTTTGTATCTTGATGGTAAGGTCAAAATGAGGTCTCGAATTCAATTCAATTATAATAATTCTCTTCGTCCAACGTAAAGAACACCAAAATTCGTATGAGATGGTCGAAGGAATTAATTTCGTGAAACAAATCTCACTCGTCAATGTAAAGTATTgttttttatgataaaattattaattttatattgtaaatatgagtgaGTTGTTCTCGGATAAAGATCTATCAGATCGTTTTATAATTGACATACTTCTCATAGAAAAGATGAATTCGATCTTTAACGGAAAACCATTTTTAATAAGAAATTATTCGAAAATTTCTTTTTAAACAAAGTAAAAAATTGATACAATGTGCCTATATGAACCACACACAAGAGATTAAAACTCGTTGGTTTTGATATCCCGAAACCCTGAACTAAGGTGTAAACGAATCGAGCCGGTTTGCGAGTTTTTTGAGCCGGCGCGATAAATATTTGACTCGTATTCGAACTTGTTGAACTCGAGCCGAACTTAAACATGTTCAAACATTTTCGAGTtgaactcgagccaaaattaatttgttcgatagttcgcgaatagttaatgaactttttttttattaatataatataatgatataataaatatatatttcgaactttttctgacatttcgagcttttcgaaccataatatccgagcaatagttcgaatagttcacgaataggttcgaatattttgaGTCAAAcccgaacttcatttcgagtcgagctcgagccaaaatatttgaaatttgagcttcgaatcgaactcgaatatactcaaTTTGAGtcgaattcgagccttaaatttttatcattattcggattgattcggttcgtttgcaccccgcACCCCTACCCTTAACAAGGGACGAAGTCATTTGTTCCATTTGGTGTCTAAAACTGTGTTATACTTTGTGAAAGAGTTTGACGTCTCAATCAGAAAATACCAACTCTAAAATTTAGAGTAAGTGTTATTTTTATAGTATTGTCAACACTTCAAAAAAATATGCAGCAGaataaattaacttaaaacaaTAAATAACACAAATATTAATGCACAAGTAATCAATATTTGCACGGTGATTGAGGacaaaataatcactagaaaacaaatcagtttataaaaatcaatactTGTGATTGTATATTAAAACCTatttttctcaacaagttgagaaaataAACAACATCATAAAAACTAGTAGAACCTAGAATAAAAAAACCAACATGATGTTGAACACATGTGCCGAAAACAAAAATCAAGGAACCACtttcaaatcaagacttcaCTCGCGTGAGTCTTCAACACTTCACGGTAATGTGGTTACTCAACAACGATCGATGATAAAGCTTCTTCAGAAAAATTTCGATCAACTCTCAATATGTTCTGAACTATACTCAGTTGATCTCGCTTCGTTGCTCTCTCTTCGTTTCTCTATTTCACGCGTCTACTTTCCTTGTTTAAATAGATCTTCAATCACCTAGGAAATAATAGACTCCTACATAATATAGAAACAAGACTTTGCTAGGAATCAAACTCAATTATGCTTGAGATAATATTAATCTATTAATTTAAACATGTCTAAAAAaagcaaaattttaaaatataattttgtcgAAAATAGGAAATAAGATCTATGGCAAAGTGAAATGAACGTCATTTCACTTTGTTGAAACAAATTTGGTTTGCACgaattattcaaaattaaacgcaccaaatattatatataaacaaaacataattaatcataaACAATACATTTGATTTTTTCATTATAAGAAATATGTAGTGTTTGAtgcatttaatttttaataattcatTTAAACTTCATTCGAGTAAAATATAGCAATTTAAAATCAAATGCTGGAGAAAATTTCGTCCCGATGAATCAAACACGCTTGGAGAACATTAAGATTAGAATTATGCTAAAGatacaaataatatatcaaacaatgatatttacaacaattatatcgtaagtttattttattactcgtgagattttgataatatatcgtgagattttgtattcaatatatcatgagtttgataaataaaatttttatattgaatttttttttaatggaaaaTTGGTTGTACAATGTTTGTACTTGTATCATTAGTCGGAAGACTAGTATAGTAGGTCAAAAACGCTACCCGGCTCCACTTTTGGTAAAGCGGGGAACATTTGTTGGTTGCAATTCTTCGTCATTCCCGCCTAGCTGCCACGTGGCTCTCGACTGGTCCGGGCCCACCTACCCCGGCCTATAAATAACATCCTCTCCTGGTCCTACCAGAACTTGATTCGCCATTAGCAGTTACTCCCATTTCCAAAATCAAAAGAATTTCACGCTTCAGTCATGCTGTTTGCAATCCAATCCTCGATCCCCTTTTCCTTCGATCGTCGTTCGGCCTCAGATTCCGTGTTTCACTCCATCTCTTCTTCCTCCGCCGCGTCGCAATTCAATGGAGGCGCCGCACCACATTCTCGCCGCCGCAGCTTGGGCGGTCTGGTGACGAACGCGGCTAAAGAGGCCAATAAGCATTCCATTCTCGACGTTGTTTTCGAACCTTTCGAAGAAGTGAAGAAGGAGCTCCTCCTCGTCCCTACTCTTCCTCAAGCATCTCTTACTCGCCACGAGTACTCTGACTTCTGCGAGGACGCCATTAATGATCATATCAAGTGCGCTCACCATTTTATTATCACTGTTTTTTTCACATTGAGTTTATTCTACTACTCTAATTTCCGAGAAATCTGTTTTATTCAATGTAGCAGTGCCGTTACTAATCCTTCCTTTGGGAATCGGTGTTATTTAACTTACATTACAGATATTTAGACCTGCTATAGAACTTTTTTTAAATTGTTCTCTCTTGCTGCAGATTGATATACATGTTAAATTCTCGATGGaattaattttgttttcttttaaaTTGCAGCGTTGAATATAATGTTTCTTACGTGTATCATGCTATGTTTGCCTACTTCGACAGAGATAATGTTGCTCTTA
Proteins encoded:
- the LOC140883588 gene encoding glucan endo-1,3-beta-glucosidase 9, whose product is MAAEILKSRLVFPPLAVLLVASLAYTVNAQAIGVNWGRAASHPLPPPKVVELLKANSIAKVKLFDADPLVLESLSGSNIHVTVGIPNSMLRSLNSSLKAAESWVHDNLTRFVSDGASKVLIDYVAVGDEPFLQSYGEQFYPFAVGAAANVQAALFKANIGEKVKVVVPCSFDAFSSEYGLPSDGQFRPDVNRTMMELLSFLSKNRSPFVVTISPFQNYLENKNISLDFALFRDSVRPRNDTHKSYKNSFDLSYNTITVALSNAGFPRVGIMIGRIGWPTDGAVNATSTLAEEFLKGLISDLHSRSMSPPNPQSLPSEIYISSLLDEDMRSTATGNFERHWGVFTFDGQAKYQVDFNQGSRKLVNAQDVQYLSSKWCVINNNKDLSNASAAALEACSAADCTEISSGGSCSNLSWPGNVSYAFNNYYQQHDQNEQSCDFSGLGLITTVDPSVDTCRFYVGIKTSFSISIHKSAVFCWMISPTVTILSFLLSKRW